A DNA window from Nycticebus coucang isolate mNycCou1 chromosome 1, mNycCou1.pri, whole genome shotgun sequence contains the following coding sequences:
- the SETD9 gene encoding SET domain-containing protein 9 isoform X3 — protein sequence MYPGTVYQKYEPVFFQSIGNPFIFRCLDGVLIDGNDKGISKVVYRSCNGRDRLGPLKMSDSTWLTSESHNPLAVGQYVNNCSNDRAANVCYQEFDVPAVFPIELKQYLPNIAYSYDKLSPLRCVVLVALRDIKQGEELFSNYYTIVS from the exons ATGTATCCTG GTACAGTATATCAAAAGTATGAGCCAGTCTTTTTCCAGTCCATTggaaatccatttatttttagatGCCTGGATGGGGTACTCATTGATGGAAATGACAAAGGAATATCAAAAGTTGTGTACAG ATCTTGCAATGGGAGGGATCGACTTGGCCCTTTAAAAATGAGTGATAGTACATGGCTAACATCAGAAAGTCATAATCCCCTGGCTGTAGGACAGTATGTCAACAATTGTTCAAATG ACAGAGCAGCTAATGTCTGTTATCAGGAATTTGATGTGCCTGCAGTTTTCCCTATAGAACTGAAGCAGTATCTTCCAAACATTGCCTATAGCTATGACAAATTGAG cCCACTTCGATGTGTCGTCCTTGTCGCACTGAGGGACATCAAACAAGGAGAAGAGCTTTTTTCAAATTACTACACAATTGTCAGCTAA
- the MIER3 gene encoding mesoderm induction early response protein 3 isoform X3, with protein MPLEDLLAFYGYESTIPAVTNSSANSSPSELADELPDMTLDKEEIAKDLLSGDDEETQSSADDLTPSVTSHETSDFFPRPLRSNTTCDGDKESEVEDVETDSGNSPEDLRKEIMIGLQYQAEIPPYLGEYDGNEKAYENEDQLLWRPDVVLESKVKEYLVETSLRTGNEKIMDRISAGTHTRDNEQALYELLKCNHNVKEAIERYCCNGKASQEGMTAWTEEECRSFEHALMLFGKDFHLIQKNKVRTRTVAECVAFYYMWKKSERYDYFAQQTRFGKKRYNHHPGVTDYMDRLVDETEALGGTVNSSALTSNRPEPIPDQQLNILNSFTASDLTALTNSVATVCNSTDVNCLDDSFPPLGNTPRGQANHVPVVTEELLTLPSNGESDCFNLFETGFYHSELNPMNMCSEESERPAKRLKMGIAVPESFMNEVSVNNLGVDFENHTHHITSAKMAVSVADFGSLSANETNGFISAHTLHQHAALHSE; from the exons ATGCCTCTGGAAGACTTGCTGGCATTCTACGGCTATGAATCTACAATTCCAGCGGTTACAAACTCCAGTGCAAATAGCTCCCCGAGTGAACTGGCAGATGAACTACCAGACATGACACTAGACAAA GAGGAAATAGCAAAAGATTTGTTGTCAGGGGATGATGAGGAAACTCAGTCTTCTGCGGATGATCTGACACCATCTGTGACTTCCCATGAaacttctgatttctttcctAGGCCTTTACGAT caaATACTACCTGTGATGGTGATAAGGAATCAGAAGTTGAAGATGTTGAAACAGACAGTGGTAACTCTCCTGAAGATTTGAGGAAG GAAATAATGATTGGGTTACAGTATCAGGCAGAGATTCCCCCATATCTTGGAGAATATGATGGTAATGAGAAAG CGTATGAAAATGAAGACCAGTTACTTTGGCGTCCTGATGTGGTTTTGGAGAGCAAAGTTAAGGAATACCTTGTTGAGACCTCATTAAGAACTGGAAATGAAAAGATAATGGATCGGATTTCTGCAGGAACACATACAAGGGACAACGAACAG gCATTATATGAACTTCTCAAGTGTAACCACAATGTGAAGGAAGCAATTGAAAGGTACTGCTGCAATGGAAAGGCATCTCAAG aaggaATGACTGCATGGACAGAAGAAGAATGCCGAAGCTTTGAACATGCACTCATGCTTTTTGGAAAAGATTTTCATCTTATACAAAAGAATAAG GTGAGAACTAGAACAGTTGCTGAATGTGTAGCATTCTACTATATGTGGAAGAAATCCGAACGTTATGATTACTTTGCTCAACAGACAAGATTTGGAAAGAAACGATACAACCATCACCCTGGAGTTAC GGACTACATGGATCGTCTGGTAGATGAAACGGAAGCTTTGGGTGGGACGGTAAATTCTTCAGCCTTAACTTCTAACCGGCCTGAGCCTATTCCTGATCAACAGCTTAATATTCTCAACTCTTTCACTGCCAGTGACTTGACGG ctTTGACAAACAGTGTAGCGACCGTCTGCAACTCCACGGACGTGAACTGTTTGGATGATAGCTTTCCTCCACTGGGCAACACACCCCGTGGACAAGCAAATCATGTGCCTGTTGTAACAGAAGAGTTACTCACCCTGCCCAGCAATGGGGAAAGtgattgttttaatttatttgagacTGGATTTTATCATTCGGAGCTAAATCCTATGAACATGTGCAGTGAAGAGTCAGAAAGACCAGCAAAGAGATTGAAAATGGGCATTGCCGTCCCTGAATCTTTTATGAATGAGGTTTCTGTAAATAATCTGGGTGTGGACTTTGAAAATCACACACATCATATCACCAGTGCCAAAATGGCCGTCTCTGTGGCTGACTTTGGCAGTCTGTCTGCCAACGAGACCAATGGTTTCATCAGTGCCCACACTCTGCATCAGCACGCTGCCCTTCACTCTGAGTGA
- the SETD9 gene encoding SET domain-containing protein 9 isoform X1, whose translation MSRRLLRGLWQRWHRYKYRFVPWIALNLSHNPRTLRYVPEESKDKVISDEDVLGTLLKVFQALFLNDFDKQSEILTLLPGPVKSKYQDLLAREHQRVKLLENRHQLQNIFKPEEILYKTLGFSVARATSSLVSAGKGVFVTKGLVPKGAVVSMYPGTVYQKYEPVFFQSIGNPFIFRCLDGVLIDGNDKGISKVVYRSCNGRDRLGPLKMSDSTWLTSESHNPLAVGQYVNNCSNDRAANVCYQEFDVPAVFPIELKQYLPNIAYSYDKLSPLRCVVLVALRDIKQGEELFSNYYTIVS comes from the exons ATGTCGCGCCGCCTGCTGCGGGGTCTGTGGCAGCGATGGCACCGTTACAAGTACCGCTTCGTCCCCTGGATCGCGCTGAACCTAAGCCACAACCCGAG GACCCTCCGATATGTTCCAGAGGAATCTAAAGACAAAGTTATCTCAGATGAAGATGTCTTAGGAACATTACTGAAAGTTTTCCAGGCTCTATTCTTAAATGATTTTGATAAACAATCAGAAATCTTGACTTTGCTTCCAGGACCTGTTAAATCAAAATATCAAGACCTACTGGCTCGCGAACATCAAAGGGTGAAGCTGCTTGAAAACAGACATCAGCTGCAAAATATCTTTAAACCAGAAGAAATTCTTTATAAGACATTGGGTTTCAGTGTTGCTCGAGCAACTAGCTCTTTGGTTTCCGCTGGAAAAGGTGTCTTCGTTACTAAAGGATTGGTACCAAAAGGCGCGGTTGTATCTATGTATCCTG GTACAGTATATCAAAAGTATGAGCCAGTCTTTTTCCAGTCCATTggaaatccatttatttttagatGCCTGGATGGGGTACTCATTGATGGAAATGACAAAGGAATATCAAAAGTTGTGTACAG ATCTTGCAATGGGAGGGATCGACTTGGCCCTTTAAAAATGAGTGATAGTACATGGCTAACATCAGAAAGTCATAATCCCCTGGCTGTAGGACAGTATGTCAACAATTGTTCAAATG ACAGAGCAGCTAATGTCTGTTATCAGGAATTTGATGTGCCTGCAGTTTTCCCTATAGAACTGAAGCAGTATCTTCCAAACATTGCCTATAGCTATGACAAATTGAG cCCACTTCGATGTGTCGTCCTTGTCGCACTGAGGGACATCAAACAAGGAGAAGAGCTTTTTTCAAATTACTACACAATTGTCAGCTAA
- the SETD9 gene encoding SET domain-containing protein 9 isoform X2, protein MSRRLLRGLWQRWHRYKYRFVPWIALNLSHNPRTLRYVPEESKDKVISDEDVLGTLLKVFQALFLNDFDKQSEILTLLPGPVKSKYQDLLAREHQRVKLLENRHQLQNIFKPEEILYKTLGFSVARATSSLVSAGKGVFVTKGLVPKGAVVSMYPGTVYQKYEPVFFQSIGNPFIFRCLDGVLIDGNDKGISKVVYRSCNGRDRLGPLKMSDSTWLTSESHNPLAVGQYVNNCSNAHFDVSSLSH, encoded by the exons ATGTCGCGCCGCCTGCTGCGGGGTCTGTGGCAGCGATGGCACCGTTACAAGTACCGCTTCGTCCCCTGGATCGCGCTGAACCTAAGCCACAACCCGAG GACCCTCCGATATGTTCCAGAGGAATCTAAAGACAAAGTTATCTCAGATGAAGATGTCTTAGGAACATTACTGAAAGTTTTCCAGGCTCTATTCTTAAATGATTTTGATAAACAATCAGAAATCTTGACTTTGCTTCCAGGACCTGTTAAATCAAAATATCAAGACCTACTGGCTCGCGAACATCAAAGGGTGAAGCTGCTTGAAAACAGACATCAGCTGCAAAATATCTTTAAACCAGAAGAAATTCTTTATAAGACATTGGGTTTCAGTGTTGCTCGAGCAACTAGCTCTTTGGTTTCCGCTGGAAAAGGTGTCTTCGTTACTAAAGGATTGGTACCAAAAGGCGCGGTTGTATCTATGTATCCTG GTACAGTATATCAAAAGTATGAGCCAGTCTTTTTCCAGTCCATTggaaatccatttatttttagatGCCTGGATGGGGTACTCATTGATGGAAATGACAAAGGAATATCAAAAGTTGTGTACAG ATCTTGCAATGGGAGGGATCGACTTGGCCCTTTAAAAATGAGTGATAGTACATGGCTAACATCAGAAAGTCATAATCCCCTGGCTGTAGGACAGTATGTCAACAATTGTTCAAATG cCCACTTCGATGTGTCGTCCTTGTCGCACTGA